The Desulfotignum phosphitoxidans DSM 13687 genomic sequence AAGGGTGGCAATATGCAGGCCGTCGGAATCCGCATCCGCCAGGATACAGATTTTGCTGTACCGCAGCCGGGACAGATCCGCTTCTCCGGGCAGGACCCCCAGCACCTGGACGATATCCCGGATTTCCTTAGATTCCATGATAGCGGCCGGTGCCATGTCCCAGGTGTTCAAGATTTTTCCCCGCAACGGCATAATGGCCTGGAACCGCCGGTCTCTGGCCTGTTTGGCGGATCCGCCGGCTGAATCCCCCTCCACGAAAAACAGTTCCCGCCGCTGCTGATCATCACTGGTGCAGTCCGACAGCTTGGCCGGCATGACCCCGCCGTTGGCTGCGGGTTTGCGGATGACTTTTCTGGATTTTCTCACCCGGGCCCGGGCCTGATCCATTACCAGTTCCGCCAGAGCTTCTCCCCGGTCCACATGCTGGTTGAGCCACAGACTGAAGGCATCCCGCACCTGGAGATTCACCAGGCCTGCACAGTGGCGGGATGACAACCGTTCCTTGGTCTGGCCGGAAAACTGGGCTTCGGACAGTTTGACCGACAGCACATATCCCACCGTGTTCCAGATATCTTCAGGTGCCAGAAACAGGCCTTTGGGAAGAAGATTCCGGAACTTACAAAATTCCCGCAAAGATTCCAGAAGCCCGGACCGAAACCCGTTGACATGGGTGCCGCCCAGGCGCGTGGGAATCAGGTTGACATAGCTTTCTTCCAGGGTGTGTCCGGGTTCAATCATCCAGTTGACCGCCCATGAGGCCTGAAAATCGTCTGTCCGGCATTCACCGGTAAACGGTTTGTCAAACAGGGTTTCCTGGTTTTTGAGACTTTCCGTCAGATATTCATCCAGACCCTTTTCATAAGTCCATGTATTTTCTTCACCACTGGCCTCATCCAGAAAACGGGTTTTCAGACCGGGGCACAGCACTGCTTTTGATTTCAAGGCGGTTTGAATGGCGGTCTTTGAAAAAACC encodes the following:
- the parE gene encoding DNA topoisomerase IV subunit B, with the translated sequence MNLFESDPGRYDARSIEILKGLDPVKRRPGMYTDTTSPDHLVFEVIDNSVDEAIAGYADTIEVVLKSDGSVKVSDNGRGMPVDVHPEEGISGVELIMTRLHAGAKFSNKDYAFSGGLHGVGVSVVNALSSRLDITIFRNSHEYVIGFENGIKTKDLEQVKDAEPKGSGTSVHFFPNPKFFERTVFSKTAIQTALKSKAVLCPGLKTRFLDEASGEENTWTYEKGLDEYLTESLKNQETLFDKPFTGECRTDDFQASWAVNWMIEPGHTLEESYVNLIPTRLGGTHVNGFRSGLLESLREFCKFRNLLPKGLFLAPEDIWNTVGYVLSVKLSEAQFSGQTKERLSSRHCAGLVNLQVRDAFSLWLNQHVDRGEALAELVMDQARARVRKSRKVIRKPAANGGVMPAKLSDCTSDDQQRRELFFVEGDSAGGSAKQARDRRFQAIMPLRGKILNTWDMAPAAIMESKEIRDIVQVLGVLPGEADLSRLRYSKICILADADSDGLHIATLLCALFLRHFPDIVKTGHVFMAMPPLYRIDVGKEVFYALDDEERQSIVKRINRRKKPGKIHVQRFKGLGEMNPAQLKETTIAPDSRRLVQLTVDAADTLADVYETMDMLLGKKRAKDRKEWIEAQGDIKEIE